The Flavobacterium commune genome contains a region encoding:
- a CDS encoding LytR/AlgR family response regulator transcription factor produces MLKAIALDDEPLALEVLQSFCNQLDVVELEKTFTKSDDAFKYLKKYPVDLLFLDINMPSISGIDFYKKLPHKTMVIFTTAYSEYAVEGFTLSATDYILKPFSFSRFQQAVEKAHSQWKLQNQDPEQQYLFIRADYSLIKILFSDILFIEGLDDYLKIHIQNQKTIVARMTLKAILEKLPQTEFIRVHRSFIVPISKIDKVRNKIIYINEEEIPVSASYETAFFELLNQK; encoded by the coding sequence ATGTTAAAAGCAATTGCATTAGATGATGAGCCATTGGCATTAGAGGTTTTGCAAAGTTTTTGCAATCAACTTGATGTGGTCGAATTAGAAAAAACATTCACCAAATCAGATGATGCTTTTAAATATTTAAAGAAATACCCCGTTGATTTACTCTTTTTGGACATCAATATGCCATCGATTTCAGGGATTGATTTTTACAAAAAACTTCCACACAAAACGATGGTCATTTTCACCACCGCTTATTCAGAATATGCTGTTGAAGGTTTTACATTAAGCGCCACCGATTATATCCTGAAACCTTTTAGCTTTTCAAGATTTCAACAGGCAGTAGAAAAAGCACATTCGCAATGGAAATTACAAAATCAGGATCCCGAACAACAATATCTTTTTATTCGCGCCGATTACAGCCTGATAAAAATTCTCTTTTCGGATATTTTATTTATCGAAGGATTGGATGATTATCTAAAAATCCACATCCAGAATCAAAAAACAATCGTTGCCCGAATGACTTTGAAAGCCATTTTGGAAAAACTCCCTCAAACGGAATTTATCAGAGTGCATCGCTCCTTTATTGTTCCCATTTCTAAAATTGACAAAGTCCGCAACAAAATCATTTACATCAACGAAGAAGAAATCCCGGTAAGTGCCAGTTATGAAACTGCTTTTTTTGAATTATTAAACCAAAAATAA
- a CDS encoding sensor histidine kinase, whose protein sequence is MKKKIPFYAWHILVCITFMLLPYAFTSTGSVFNLPNLSHNGHDRIYFLIYFLLLLFFYFNYYYLIPKFYFSHKMVSYFGIIVVFLLFFLWISTYFDHPERNFLDFGKRMPLHNKMPHSFPPNFDKRGGPPTQYSHTILVYLIGVISSLLFAINNQLRKVEKEKMQSELSFLKAQINPHFLFNTLNSIYALAIKKSDKTADAVVQLSELMRYIITNANDDVISLDKEINYINNFVELQKTRLGNTVNINYKVEGNQYGKCITPLILISFIENAFKHGVNPNQDSEIKIHINIEQENLILFVSNNKVKSSPSESGIGLQNTIERLTHLYPDTHDLTIDDNPETYNVTLKIKVAC, encoded by the coding sequence ATGAAAAAAAAGATTCCCTTTTATGCCTGGCACATCTTAGTATGCATCACTTTTATGCTGTTGCCTTATGCTTTCACATCAACAGGGAGTGTTTTTAATTTACCCAATTTATCCCATAATGGTCACGACAGAATTTATTTTTTAATCTATTTTCTTTTACTGCTTTTCTTTTATTTTAATTATTACTATTTAATTCCCAAATTCTATTTTTCCCATAAAATGGTTTCCTATTTTGGAATTATCGTTGTGTTTTTATTATTCTTTCTTTGGATTTCGACTTATTTTGACCATCCCGAACGCAATTTTTTGGACTTTGGAAAAAGAATGCCGCTTCACAACAAAATGCCTCATTCCTTTCCGCCCAACTTTGACAAAAGAGGAGGCCCTCCTACCCAATACAGTCATACTATTTTAGTGTATTTAATTGGTGTGATTTCCAGTTTACTATTTGCTATCAATAATCAATTGCGAAAAGTTGAAAAAGAAAAAATGCAATCGGAATTGTCTTTCCTGAAAGCCCAAATCAATCCGCATTTTTTGTTTAACACCTTAAACAGCATTTATGCTTTAGCTATAAAAAAATCAGACAAAACAGCCGATGCCGTGGTGCAATTATCCGAATTGATGCGGTACATTATCACCAATGCTAATGATGATGTGATTTCCTTAGACAAAGAAATCAATTACATCAATAATTTTGTTGAACTTCAAAAAACACGTTTGGGTAATACGGTAAACATTAATTACAAAGTTGAAGGAAATCAATACGGAAAATGCATTACGCCACTCATCTTAATTTCTTTTATCGAAAACGCCTTTAAACACGGTGTTAATCCCAATCAGGATTCCGAAATCAAGATTCACATTAACATTGAACAAGAAAATTTGATTTTATTTGTTTCCAATAACAAAGTAAAATCCAGTCCATCCGAAAGCGGCATTGGATTACAAAACACCATAGAAAGACTGACCCATTTGTATCCTGACACCCATGATTTGACAATTGATGACAATCCCGAAACCTATAATGTTACACTAAAAATTAAAGTAGCATGTTAA
- a CDS encoding helix-turn-helix domain-containing protein — MSKSTFKHSFSLLHIDYVKLNHNWNFNNVISPYYRLYYIDEGMGTISNSSDKLILEPGYLYLIPSFTICNLNCEEYLSQYFIQFFEESPDGISLFNQNRNVMKLPATETDIILIKQMLKSNPGRGINRSDNPKVYEKEAFYKEYRSHNDKMKPHLKFENQGTLLLLFSRFLNTTNFKQTTPQGRPSKILDTMSYIQLHLDKNLTVAELAQRVNQNQDYFSKQFLIHTGQRPLNYIHEKKIERAQYLIATTNKSFLEIALDTGFSNLPHFSKMFKQIVSLTPGEYRNKNDFYLNN; from the coding sequence ATGTCTAAAAGCACTTTCAAACATTCGTTTTCGCTGTTACACATTGACTACGTGAAACTTAATCACAATTGGAATTTCAACAATGTAATTAGTCCGTATTATCGACTGTATTATATTGATGAAGGAATGGGAACTATATCGAACAGTTCAGATAAATTAATTTTAGAGCCCGGTTATTTATATCTTATACCGAGTTTTACTATTTGCAATTTGAATTGTGAAGAATATTTGAGCCAATATTTCATTCAGTTTTTTGAGGAATCTCCGGATGGGATTTCGCTATTTAACCAGAATAGAAATGTAATGAAATTACCCGCTACTGAAACCGACATTATTCTCATCAAACAGATGCTAAAAAGCAACCCGGGAAGAGGGATTAACCGATCTGACAACCCAAAAGTCTATGAAAAAGAAGCTTTTTACAAAGAATACCGTTCTCATAATGATAAAATGAAACCGCATCTAAAATTTGAAAATCAAGGCACACTATTACTATTATTTTCCAGATTTCTAAACACTACAAATTTCAAACAAACCACACCTCAAGGAAGACCATCAAAAATTTTGGATACCATGAGTTACATTCAGCTTCATTTAGACAAAAACCTAACCGTTGCCGAATTAGCCCAAAGAGTCAATCAAAATCAAGATTATTTTTCGAAACAATTTCTGATCCATACCGGACAGCGACCTCTAAATTACATTCACGAAAAAAAGATAGAAAGAGCACAATACCTTATTGCAACCACAAACAAGAGTTTTCTGGAAATTGCCTTAGACACGGGTTTTTCTAATTTACCTCACTTTTCTAAAATGTTCAAACAAATAGTGAGCCTTACACCGGGTGAATACCGCAACAAAAATGATTTCTACCTCAATAATTAG
- a CDS encoding dioxygenase family protein, with protein MERKDFLRGLGLVGLGSLAIPILSSCGDDDSSTDSSTTDNTQATDTGSSTGSSTCSVTPSETAGPFPTKSPSSLVKSDITSDRTGVPLTINITIQNKNASCAALAGAIVDIWHCDKDGYYSEYGGTGMQSADFTAVHFLRGRQTTNTNGLVSFTSIFPGWYSGRATHIHVHIYNSAGTSLLVTQIAFPEGSGSAVVLVNASTANGYTKGMSGYTYNASDNVFSDGVSSELSTVTGSVAAGFVLTHTINVAG; from the coding sequence ATGGAAAGAAAAGATTTTTTAAGAGGATTAGGTTTAGTAGGATTAGGATCTTTGGCTATACCAATATTAAGTTCTTGCGGTGACGACGATTCATCTACCGATTCAAGCACAACCGACAACACCCAGGCTACTGATACCGGAAGTTCTACGGGTTCATCAACTTGTAGCGTTACTCCATCTGAAACAGCAGGACCATTCCCCACTAAAAGTCCTTCATCATTAGTAAAATCAGATATTACCAGCGATAGAACAGGCGTTCCATTAACGATAAACATCACAATCCAAAATAAAAATGCCAGTTGTGCTGCCTTAGCTGGTGCAATCGTTGATATTTGGCATTGTGACAAAGACGGTTATTATTCAGAATACGGAGGAACCGGAATGCAATCGGCTGATTTTACTGCTGTTCATTTTCTAAGAGGAAGACAAACCACTAATACTAACGGACTGGTTAGTTTTACGTCTATTTTCCCGGGCTGGTACAGCGGAAGAGCCACACACATTCACGTACACATTTACAATTCGGCAGGAACTTCTTTATTGGTTACCCAAATTGCCTTTCCTGAAGGTTCCGGCAGTGCCGTAGTTCTGGTTAACGCTTCAACAGCAAATGGATATACCAAGGGCATGAGCGGATACACTTATAACGCTAGTGACAATGTTTTTTCAGATGGAGTAAGCAGTGAGTTATCTACCGTAACCGGAAGTGTTGCTGCGGGATTTGTATTAACACATACCATAAACGTAGCGGGCTAA